Proteins encoded within one genomic window of Mycolicibacterium aubagnense:
- a CDS encoding DUF4185 domain-containing protein codes for MGATRYVGRAGRLAFALSIGTAIVSGQGVAWADQTDTGTPAGPAATSSTGEKAGASGTSGTPTKPRRDKSKPKKDDDKTAAPSTDSAAEPKTDPTSETTAETTTDKLPTTNRDRANRPKNANTKTAAPTATAPNTPQTPRLSPPSTPLATQQTTTPTPISVAAVAPTALKITTSAVTTSPTPVAATTNVITPTVTAPTVTALNPVAAVVNAVAGVLNWAFNPNGSPAQPTLAWTVLAFARREFDNLLSAIKPQNAAAALVTTSQPLTATAVVAAATVSNPQPAFPTPGQQISASTSFVNWVTGNFAPNNTYSRFGVWGTDVGTMWDNGIPDNPSTPIDEHQVLMAFGDTFSGPNMTGNWLNNILFRTSNTDLSKGISIPDGQWFNGNMFGGTPLSSPTTARQIILPANLPPGLPSGVTLIPTSGISVPTPGTQFGATQYLSFMSVKQWGAPGQWTTNYSAMAYSTDNGENWTIAPQSVRQNWGGNANFQQAALLRPGDGYVYSYGTPNGRGGAAYVSRVTEANILDASKYQYYNKGNPGWFFGLGAVSAGWYNDPSMATPVFGQSTGACGIAQAGNNVGEMSVQYNKTLNKYVTLYADQFNNVVMSTSDTPQGTWSQAKVLMPQQNGGIYAPMMDPWSPSTLGTGTDLYWNLSLWSEYNVMLMKTDLTKV; via the coding sequence ATGGGCGCCACCAGATATGTCGGCCGGGCCGGTCGGCTCGCCTTCGCACTCAGTATCGGAACCGCGATCGTATCCGGGCAGGGCGTCGCGTGGGCCGACCAGACCGACACCGGAACACCCGCCGGCCCAGCGGCGACCTCCTCGACAGGCGAAAAAGCCGGTGCATCCGGTACTTCGGGGACACCCACCAAACCTCGCCGCGACAAGTCGAAGCCCAAGAAGGACGACGACAAGACCGCGGCGCCGTCTACCGACAGCGCGGCCGAGCCCAAGACCGACCCCACATCGGAAACCACGGCCGAGACCACGACGGACAAGCTGCCGACCACGAACCGCGACCGCGCGAACCGGCCGAAGAACGCCAATACCAAAACCGCCGCACCGACCGCCACGGCCCCGAACACGCCGCAAACACCACGGCTGAGCCCACCCAGCACGCCGCTCGCCACCCAACAGACCACGACACCCACCCCGATCAGCGTGGCCGCCGTCGCACCGACTGCCTTGAAGATCACCACCAGCGCGGTCACCACCTCGCCGACGCCTGTCGCCGCGACGACGAACGTGATCACCCCGACCGTCACCGCTCCGACCGTCACGGCACTGAACCCGGTGGCCGCCGTCGTGAATGCCGTTGCCGGCGTGCTGAATTGGGCCTTCAATCCGAACGGCAGCCCGGCCCAGCCGACCCTGGCCTGGACCGTGCTGGCCTTCGCCCGTCGAGAATTCGACAACCTACTGTCAGCGATCAAGCCGCAGAACGCCGCGGCCGCTTTGGTCACCACGAGCCAGCCACTGACCGCCACCGCGGTCGTGGCTGCCGCGACCGTGAGCAACCCACAACCAGCCTTCCCGACCCCTGGTCAGCAGATCAGCGCGTCGACGAGCTTCGTCAACTGGGTCACCGGAAACTTCGCTCCCAACAACACCTATTCCCGCTTCGGTGTCTGGGGTACCGACGTCGGCACCATGTGGGACAACGGAATCCCCGATAATCCGAGCACACCGATCGACGAGCATCAGGTGTTGATGGCATTCGGTGACACCTTCAGCGGCCCCAACATGACCGGCAACTGGCTGAACAACATCCTGTTCCGCACCTCGAACACCGACCTCTCCAAAGGCATCTCGATCCCGGACGGCCAGTGGTTCAACGGCAACATGTTCGGCGGAACTCCGCTGTCCTCACCGACAACGGCACGCCAGATCATCCTGCCCGCCAACTTGCCGCCCGGACTGCCCTCTGGCGTGACGCTGATCCCGACGTCAGGCATCTCGGTGCCGACACCGGGCACCCAATTCGGCGCCACGCAGTACCTGAGCTTCATGTCAGTCAAGCAGTGGGGCGCCCCGGGTCAATGGACGACCAATTACTCGGCGATGGCGTACTCGACCGACAACGGGGAGAACTGGACCATCGCGCCGCAGAGCGTGCGGCAGAACTGGGGCGGTAACGCCAATTTCCAGCAGGCAGCGCTGCTGCGTCCCGGTGATGGCTACGTCTACTCATACGGCACGCCGAACGGTCGCGGCGGCGCGGCTTACGTGTCACGCGTGACGGAAGCCAACATCCTGGACGCATCGAAGTACCAGTACTACAACAAGGGCAACCCCGGCTGGTTCTTCGGCCTCGGTGCCGTCAGTGCCGGCTGGTACAACGACCCGTCGATGGCCACCCCCGTCTTCGGCCAGAGCACCGGTGCGTGCGGAATCGCCCAGGCGGGCAACAACGTCGGCGAGATGTCCGTCCAGTACAACAAGACCCTGAACAAATACGTGACCCTCTACGCCGACCAGTTCAACAACGTCGTGATGAGCACGTCGGATACTCCGCAGGGCACGTGGTCTCAGGCCAAAGTGCTGATGCCACAACAGAACGGCGGCATCTACGCCCCCATGATGGACCCGTGGTCGCCGTCGACCCTGGGCACTGGCACCGATCTGTACTGGAACCTGTCATTGTGGAGTGAATACAACGTCATGCTGATGAAGACCGATCTCACCAAGGTGTAG
- a CDS encoding TrmH family RNA methyltransferase: MRRCGFRVSDHVAEHVDVPGPTEWGAGPGVGPWPGELPDDPRYDPELLREGDTRNVVDAYRYWTREAIIADIDQRRHPLHIAIENFGNDANIGAVVRTANAFAVDTVHIVGRRRWNRRGAMVTDRYQRLMHHATTAELLAFADGAGLTPVAVDNVPGSVRLEETTLPRECLLIFGQEGPGITDDAKTGSMMTVSIAQFGSTRSINAGVAAGIVMHTWITQHARLDRAW; this comes from the coding sequence ATGCGGCGGTGTGGATTTCGCGTGAGTGATCACGTCGCCGAGCATGTCGATGTGCCAGGCCCCACCGAGTGGGGCGCCGGGCCCGGCGTCGGCCCATGGCCGGGCGAGCTGCCCGACGATCCGCGCTACGACCCGGAGTTGTTGCGCGAGGGCGACACTCGCAACGTCGTCGACGCCTACCGGTACTGGACGCGGGAGGCGATCATCGCCGACATCGATCAGCGCCGGCACCCGCTGCACATCGCGATCGAGAACTTCGGCAACGACGCCAACATCGGCGCGGTGGTCCGCACCGCGAACGCGTTTGCCGTGGACACCGTGCACATCGTCGGCCGGCGGCGGTGGAATCGGCGCGGCGCCATGGTGACCGACCGCTACCAGCGACTCATGCACCACGCCACTACCGCCGAGCTGCTGGCCTTCGCCGACGGCGCCGGGCTGACCCCCGTGGCCGTGGACAACGTGCCCGGCTCCGTGCGGCTGGAAGAGACGACGCTGCCCCGCGAGTGTCTGTTGATCTTCGGGCAGGAGGGGCCCGGTATCACCGACGACGCCAAGACGGGATCGATGATGACGGTGTCCATCGCACAGTTCGGCTCCACCCGGAGCATCAACGCCGGGGTGGCCGCCGGGATCGTCATGCACACCTGGATCACGCAACATGCACGACTGGATCGGGCCTGGTAG
- a CDS encoding lipoprotein LpqH yields the protein MVHKQIQRDLAVASLTAAAIAAGLTGCSTGASGTNAGSPTTPGAPGSSASSNSVTALAPQVVVDGQPQPVTGGVTCNKSGNNVTIGIGDASNGVGAVVSTDNPPLVHTVGLGTVSGVTLGYSDADPGQASRAGAAARGNSYTIKGTATGSDLSNPQAPQEISKSFEMDVTCP from the coding sequence GTGGTCCACAAGCAGATCCAGCGGGATCTCGCGGTTGCTTCGTTGACCGCAGCGGCAATCGCCGCTGGGCTGACCGGGTGCTCGACCGGGGCATCTGGTACGAACGCGGGTTCGCCGACCACCCCGGGCGCTCCCGGTTCATCAGCGTCGTCGAACAGCGTGACAGCGCTCGCGCCGCAGGTTGTCGTCGATGGCCAGCCTCAGCCGGTCACCGGTGGAGTCACCTGCAACAAGTCAGGTAATAACGTCACGATCGGCATCGGCGACGCGTCCAACGGGGTTGGTGCGGTAGTCAGTACCGACAACCCACCTCTGGTTCATACCGTCGGCCTCGGCACTGTCAGCGGTGTGACACTGGGCTATTCAGATGCGGACCCCGGGCAGGCCAGCAGAGCGGGCGCCGCGGCGCGCGGCAACTCCTACACCATCAAGGGCACTGCGACCGGCAGTGACCTCAGCAATCCGCAGGCGCCACAAGAGATCAGCAAGTCCTTCGAGATGGACGTCACGTGCCCGTAA
- a CDS encoding oxygenase MpaB family protein — MRAYFDQMRPHLAVSEAARHMMDHLLNAKVVLPPAPLPLRPTVEVVNWFLRAGAIATMPRWMRKLSGFDQPRAVDIAVRPVLKLAYGIADRSPRLKLAVAQLIAPSLAPVAAPYILGVAPISDEVLTPEQARSRYGYAKPADAHHDLRARQQRRVFGEGRAPSDEGLIESQAHLGSLV, encoded by the coding sequence GTGCGTGCGTACTTCGACCAGATGCGCCCGCATCTGGCGGTCAGCGAGGCCGCTCGCCACATGATGGACCACCTGCTCAACGCCAAGGTGGTACTCCCCCCGGCGCCGCTGCCGTTGCGACCGACGGTAGAAGTCGTCAACTGGTTCCTGCGCGCCGGAGCAATTGCGACCATGCCCCGATGGATGCGCAAGCTCAGCGGCTTCGACCAGCCGCGAGCCGTCGACATCGCGGTGCGTCCAGTACTCAAGCTCGCCTACGGCATCGCTGATCGGAGCCCGCGACTGAAACTGGCTGTGGCGCAACTGATCGCACCGTCGCTGGCCCCGGTGGCCGCGCCGTACATCTTGGGCGTGGCGCCGATCTCCGACGAGGTCCTCACCCCCGAGCAGGCACGCAGCCGCTACGGCTATGCCAAACCCGCTGACGCACACCATGATCTGCGCGCCAGGCAACAACGGCGCGTGTTCGGCGAAGGCCGCGCGCCCAGCGACGAAGGGCTGATCGAGTCGCAGGCGCATCTCGGGAGCCTGGTCTAG
- a CDS encoding DUF732 domain-containing protein: MKRSRTAALLAAVSSAVTIVLAVPAHADDQVDPMFLQALHDKGFIMPNNTALKLAHGTCTAMRSGGVNSALTYLKKNAGNMSNDDAVKFGGLAIYAYCRDLAPK; encoded by the coding sequence ATGAAGCGCTCACGCACCGCAGCTCTGCTCGCGGCGGTCTCGTCGGCGGTCACCATAGTGCTGGCCGTGCCCGCCCACGCCGACGATCAGGTCGACCCCATGTTCCTGCAAGCCCTGCACGACAAGGGCTTCATCATGCCGAACAACACCGCCCTCAAGCTCGCGCACGGCACCTGCACCGCCATGCGAAGCGGGGGCGTCAACTCGGCGCTGACCTATCTCAAGAAGAACGCCGGCAACATGTCCAACGATGACGCCGTCAAGTTCGGCGGGCTGGCCATCTACGCCTACTGCCGGGATCTGGCGCCCAAGTAG
- a CDS encoding glycoside hydrolase family 76 protein, producing the protein MDQRPVERSDGDAVWANRAASAETAVFNRHIRRLWGIPGTQLGVVAWPSTRADRLFKSWDYWWQAHLLDCMIDAQLRDPQEYRVARISRQIRGHRLRNNGSWTNNYYDDMAWMALALERSGRLVGVARPKALKTFADQFLNAWVPEDGGGIPWRKQDQFFNAPANGPAGIFLARHDRLRRAQQMSDWIDDTLIDPDTHLVFDGIKAGSMVRAQYSYCQGVVLGLEVELAVRTGDSRHAERVHRLVAAVKEHMLDDGVIRGAGGGDGGLFGAILARYLTLVATALPGDSEDDEAARATARELVLKSAESAWDYRQSVNGIPLFGAFWNRAAEVPKDTGEQAKSVDGAVNSSDIAERDLSVQVAGWMLMEAAFALTER; encoded by the coding sequence ATGGATCAGCGTCCGGTGGAGCGGAGCGACGGGGATGCAGTTTGGGCGAACCGTGCGGCCAGCGCCGAAACGGCTGTGTTCAATCGGCATATCCGGCGGCTCTGGGGCATACCCGGAACCCAGCTGGGCGTGGTGGCCTGGCCGTCGACCCGGGCCGACCGGCTGTTCAAGAGCTGGGATTACTGGTGGCAGGCGCACCTGCTCGACTGCATGATCGATGCGCAGCTGCGCGACCCGCAGGAGTACCGCGTGGCCCGCATCAGCCGTCAGATCCGCGGACACCGACTGCGCAACAACGGTTCGTGGACCAACAACTACTACGACGACATGGCGTGGATGGCGCTGGCACTGGAGCGCTCGGGCCGGCTGGTCGGCGTGGCGCGGCCCAAGGCGCTCAAGACGTTTGCCGACCAGTTCCTGAACGCCTGGGTGCCCGAGGACGGCGGCGGTATCCCGTGGCGCAAACAGGATCAGTTCTTCAACGCCCCCGCCAACGGCCCGGCCGGCATCTTCCTGGCCCGCCACGACCGGCTGCGGCGAGCGCAGCAGATGTCCGACTGGATCGACGACACGCTGATCGACCCCGATACGCACCTGGTGTTCGACGGCATCAAGGCCGGCTCGATGGTGCGCGCCCAGTACTCCTACTGCCAGGGCGTGGTGTTGGGGCTGGAGGTGGAATTGGCTGTGCGCACCGGGGATTCGCGGCATGCCGAGCGGGTGCACCGGCTGGTGGCCGCGGTCAAGGAACACATGCTCGACGACGGCGTCATCCGGGGCGCCGGCGGCGGCGACGGTGGTCTTTTCGGTGCCATCCTGGCCCGCTACCTGACGTTGGTGGCCACCGCGCTGCCCGGGGATTCCGAGGACGACGAAGCCGCCAGGGCGACTGCCCGCGAGCTGGTGCTGAAATCGGCAGAATCGGCGTGGGACTACCGGCAGTCGGTCAACGGCATCCCGCTGTTCGGCGCGTTCTGGAACCGTGCCGCCGAGGTGCCGAAGGACACCGGCGAGCAGGCGAAATCCGTTGACGGCGCGGTAAATTCATCTGATATCGCGGAACGGGACCTCTCGGTGCAGGTGGCCGGCTGGATGCTGATGGAAGCGGCCTTCGCATTGACCGAGCGCTGA
- a CDS encoding HNH endonuclease signature motif containing protein, producing MSSTATASDVDGSPCERLDAFFAEIGELTGQRNAIDGRLVEIVAEIDRDGLWGATGAKSITSLVAWKTGVSPRNAEVMVAVAHRVEEFPRCAEAMCEGRLSLDQVGVVAEHAAEGADEHYAQFAASATVTQLRKAVSLEPRPDPEPKPEPPRSITKTTHDDGSTTYKIRLPKLEAAKVDAALASHQDALVADYQRDHEESGDSVPEGVPPFPNQVDAFMSLVEAGWDADVERRPHGHHTTVVVHLDIEQHTAAQHVGPALTDDERRLLLCDATCEVWLQRHGQPIGAGRTTRTISRRLRRALEHRDRCCVVPGCGATRGLHAHHVIHWEDGGVTELHNLVLVCPFHHRLHHKGGITITGPADQLVVTDPAGQPLTNRSLARPPTTPTPDVPPCPGPTGERAQWWWYQPFEPPPTPSTN from the coding sequence ATGTCCAGCACCGCAACGGCTTCCGATGTTGACGGGTCGCCGTGCGAGCGTCTCGATGCGTTCTTCGCCGAGATCGGGGAGTTGACCGGTCAGCGCAACGCGATCGACGGACGCCTGGTGGAGATCGTCGCCGAGATCGACCGCGACGGGCTCTGGGGCGCCACCGGCGCGAAGTCGATCACGTCGCTGGTGGCGTGGAAAACCGGGGTGTCGCCGCGTAATGCGGAAGTCATGGTCGCGGTCGCGCACCGGGTCGAGGAGTTCCCGCGGTGCGCCGAGGCGATGTGTGAGGGCCGGTTGTCGCTGGATCAGGTCGGCGTGGTGGCCGAGCATGCGGCCGAGGGGGCTGATGAGCATTACGCGCAGTTCGCGGCCAGCGCCACCGTCACCCAACTGCGTAAAGCCGTGAGCCTGGAACCGCGCCCGGACCCCGAACCCAAGCCCGAACCGCCGCGATCGATCACCAAAACCACGCACGACGACGGGTCCACCACCTACAAGATCCGGCTGCCGAAGCTGGAAGCCGCGAAAGTCGACGCGGCTCTGGCCTCGCACCAGGATGCGTTGGTCGCGGACTACCAACGCGACCACGAAGAGTCCGGCGATTCGGTGCCGGAAGGGGTGCCCCCGTTCCCGAACCAGGTCGATGCGTTCATGAGCCTGGTCGAGGCCGGCTGGGACGCCGACGTGGAACGTCGTCCACACGGTCACCACACCACCGTGGTGGTGCACCTCGACATCGAACAGCACACAGCCGCACAGCATGTGGGACCGGCACTGACCGATGATGAACGCAGATTGCTGTTGTGCGACGCAACCTGTGAGGTGTGGTTGCAGCGGCACGGTCAGCCGATCGGCGCCGGGCGCACGACCCGCACCATCAGTCGCCGGCTGCGCCGGGCGTTGGAACATCGCGACCGCTGCTGCGTGGTGCCCGGTTGTGGCGCCACCCGGGGCCTGCACGCCCACCACGTCATCCATTGGGAGGACGGCGGGGTCACCGAACTGCACAACCTGGTACTGGTCTGCCCGTTCCATCACCGCCTGCACCACAAGGGCGGCATCACCATCACCGGGCCCGCCGACCAGCTCGTCGTCACCGACCCAGCGGGACAACCCCTGACCAACCGATCCCTGGCCCGACCACCCACCACACCGACACCGGATGTCCCACCCTGCCCCGGACCCACCGGCGAACGCGCCCAATGGTGGTGGTACCAACCCTTTGAACCGCCGCCGACACCGTCGACCAACTGA
- a CDS encoding threonine/serine exporter family protein yields the protein MTLRDRVAAARRRVLGDRPSTADTAGLPVITPLQPIDQSDERAVTEVVELAMNVGEVLLDSGTGAIDTSKQIAFVAATYGLTDCAVDVTYNAIHVSARRGPGLPPTNYMRTVKYRSLDYTRLEQVDVLIRRIGRGHLGLKPARAALDYIVAADHPYSRKVALSGWALMAAAVTLMLGGSPTLAVVSFVTTAAIYGTNVALGKLGLPYFFQQVMGGFMATVPAAFVYKLAIEHSAVVAPYRMIVSGIIVLMAGLSLVGSVQDAITGAPVTAAGRFIEVMVYTAGLVGGVGIALRLTSALGASLPPMQQEVLPYAPLPVMVLTGGLASAAFALASYASLKALATSFASGAVGAGLVGTILNAGLGPIVASATAATVVGLAGGMLARRAVVPPIIVAVAGITPLVPGLAVYRGLSEIMAGQTVAAISNLFTAVMVGCTLAAGVTLGEWVARTLRRPRLPRRLLGSRVA from the coding sequence GTGACACTGCGTGACCGCGTTGCCGCTGCTCGACGCCGCGTACTCGGTGACCGGCCGTCCACCGCCGATACCGCGGGCCTGCCCGTCATCACGCCATTGCAGCCCATCGACCAGAGCGACGAACGCGCCGTCACCGAGGTGGTCGAGCTGGCGATGAACGTCGGCGAGGTGCTGCTGGATTCGGGCACCGGCGCCATCGACACCAGTAAGCAGATCGCCTTCGTCGCCGCCACGTACGGCCTGACCGACTGCGCCGTCGACGTGACCTACAACGCCATCCACGTCTCCGCCCGGCGGGGTCCGGGCCTGCCACCCACCAACTACATGCGCACCGTGAAGTACCGGTCGCTGGACTACACCCGCCTCGAGCAGGTGGACGTCCTGATCCGCCGGATCGGCCGCGGGCACCTGGGCCTCAAGCCCGCCCGCGCGGCATTGGACTACATCGTCGCCGCCGATCATCCGTATTCGCGCAAAGTGGCGCTGTCCGGGTGGGCGCTGATGGCCGCCGCGGTGACACTGATGCTCGGCGGCAGCCCCACGCTCGCCGTCGTCTCATTCGTCACGACCGCCGCCATCTACGGAACCAACGTCGCGCTCGGCAAGCTGGGTCTGCCGTACTTCTTCCAGCAGGTAATGGGCGGGTTCATGGCGACGGTGCCGGCGGCATTTGTCTACAAGCTGGCCATCGAGCACAGCGCGGTCGTCGCGCCGTACCGCATGATCGTGTCGGGCATCATCGTGCTCATGGCGGGGCTGTCGCTCGTCGGTTCGGTGCAGGACGCCATCACGGGCGCGCCCGTCACGGCCGCTGGGCGATTCATCGAAGTCATGGTCTACACCGCGGGCCTGGTCGGTGGTGTCGGCATCGCGCTGCGGCTCACCTCCGCCCTCGGCGCGAGCCTGCCGCCGATGCAGCAGGAGGTGTTGCCCTACGCGCCACTGCCAGTGATGGTGCTCACCGGCGGGCTCGCGTCCGCAGCGTTCGCCCTCGCCAGCTACGCCTCGCTCAAAGCGCTGGCCACCTCCTTCGCGTCGGGTGCTGTCGGGGCGGGACTGGTCGGGACGATCCTGAACGCCGGGCTCGGGCCGATCGTCGCCTCGGCCACCGCCGCGACGGTCGTCGGCCTCGCCGGCGGCATGTTGGCCCGGCGCGCGGTGGTTCCGCCGATCATCGTGGCCGTCGCCGGCATCACCCCGCTGGTGCCGGGTCTCGCGGTCTATCGCGGGCTGTCGGAGATCATGGCTGGCCAGACGGTCGCGGCCATCTCCAATCTGTTCACCGCCGTCATGGTCGGGTGCACGCTGGCCGCCGGGGTGACGCTCGGCGAATGGGTGGCGCGCACCCTGCGACGCCCGCGCCTTCCCCGCCGACTGCTCGGGTCGCGCGTAGCGTAG
- a CDS encoding Rv2640c family ArsR-like transcriptional regulator, which yields MPKALPVIDMSEPLCCAPVAATPTDDDAALDVAMRLKALADPARVKLMSLLFTDAGPSTTGSLAAAVGLAESTVSHHLGQLRAAGFVTSERQGMNVHHTARRDALAALCRVLDPNCC from the coding sequence ATGCCCAAGGCACTGCCCGTCATCGATATGTCCGAGCCGCTGTGCTGCGCACCGGTGGCCGCCACCCCGACCGACGACGACGCCGCGCTCGATGTGGCCATGCGACTCAAGGCACTTGCCGACCCGGCGCGCGTGAAGTTGATGTCACTGCTGTTCACCGACGCCGGGCCGAGCACCACCGGGTCTCTCGCAGCCGCGGTGGGCCTGGCCGAATCGACGGTCAGTCACCACCTTGGACAATTGCGTGCGGCGGGTTTCGTCACCTCCGAACGGCAGGGCATGAACGTGCACCACACCGCCCGGCGGGACGCGCTCGCCGCGCTGTGCCGGGTACTCGATCCGAATTGCTGCTGA
- the chrA gene encoding chromate efflux transporter, protein MTAPPPSLGTVLREWGTIGCIGFGGPPTHIKLLRSLCVERRRWIGATEFEDAIATCNLLPGPASTQLSIYCAWRVRGRLGALVGGAAFIIPGLIVILGLAALFLSGAPPRWVLAAGAGAGAAVAAIAVHAGAALIPASWQRRTSAIRWSVYLVLGAVAAAVLGPWLVVVLLACGVMELVRTTTLPRSGARSMPLLAFHSLTLGTLGSLCWVALKVGALSYGGGFVIIPLMQGDAVDQYHWMTGPQFLNAVALGQITPGPVVQTVAVVGYAAAGLVGGVLASVVAFSPSFLFILVGAKHFDRIRGNGYVRAFLDGAGPAAIGAILGSAVPLAMSISRPWQYVVLAVAAIAVFSRLNVVVTLLLAAVAGVVATAFGLPLPS, encoded by the coding sequence ATGACCGCGCCGCCGCCCAGTTTGGGCACTGTCCTGCGAGAGTGGGGCACCATCGGGTGCATCGGTTTCGGCGGGCCGCCCACGCACATCAAGCTGCTGCGCAGCCTGTGTGTGGAGCGGCGCCGCTGGATCGGTGCCACTGAGTTCGAGGACGCCATCGCGACCTGCAACCTGTTGCCGGGGCCGGCGTCGACGCAGCTGTCGATCTACTGCGCCTGGCGGGTACGTGGCCGGCTGGGTGCGCTGGTCGGTGGCGCCGCATTCATCATTCCGGGGCTGATAGTCATCCTCGGCCTGGCGGCGCTGTTCCTGTCCGGTGCGCCGCCGCGGTGGGTCCTGGCGGCCGGCGCCGGTGCGGGTGCCGCCGTGGCTGCTATCGCGGTGCATGCGGGGGCCGCGCTGATCCCCGCGAGCTGGCAGCGTCGCACCAGCGCCATCCGCTGGTCGGTGTACCTGGTGCTGGGAGCGGTCGCCGCGGCGGTGCTGGGTCCATGGCTGGTGGTGGTGCTGTTGGCCTGTGGCGTAATGGAATTGGTGCGGACGACGACGCTGCCCCGATCCGGTGCGCGCAGCATGCCGCTGCTGGCGTTCCACTCGCTGACGCTGGGCACATTGGGTTCGCTGTGCTGGGTGGCATTGAAAGTCGGGGCCCTGTCGTACGGCGGCGGCTTCGTCATCATTCCGCTCATGCAGGGTGACGCCGTCGACCAGTACCACTGGATGACCGGGCCGCAGTTCCTCAATGCCGTTGCGCTGGGCCAGATCACGCCCGGGCCGGTGGTGCAGACCGTCGCCGTCGTCGGCTATGCGGCTGCGGGACTGGTCGGCGGGGTGCTGGCGTCGGTGGTGGCGTTCAGTCCTTCGTTCCTGTTCATTCTGGTGGGTGCCAAGCACTTCGACCGGATTCGCGGCAACGGCTATGTGCGGGCGTTCCTCGACGGTGCGGGTCCGGCCGCCATCGGGGCGATCCTGGGTTCGGCGGTGCCGTTGGCCATGTCGATCAGCCGGCCCTGGCAATACGTGGTGCTGGCCGTTGCAGCGATCGCGGTATTCAGCCGGCTGAACGTCGTCGTCACGTTGCTGCTGGCCGCGGTGGCCGGCGTTGTGGCCACCGCATTCGGCTTACCGCTACCCAGCTGA
- a CDS encoding ArsI/CadI family heavy metal resistance metalloenzyme — protein MSRTQLALNVDDLDESITFYRKLFGAEPTKVKPGYANFAIADPPLKLVLIENPGHGGSINHLGVEVDSSDAVHSEIARLTEAGMFTEEEIGTTCCFATQDKVWVTGPGGERWEVYTVLADSEYFGDGPGADQQGGGVCCGTAS, from the coding sequence ATGTCCCGAACTCAGCTCGCCCTCAATGTCGACGACCTCGACGAGTCGATCACGTTCTACCGCAAGCTCTTTGGTGCCGAGCCGACGAAAGTCAAGCCCGGTTATGCCAACTTCGCGATCGCGGACCCGCCGCTCAAGCTGGTCTTGATCGAGAATCCGGGGCACGGTGGTTCGATCAATCACCTTGGCGTCGAGGTGGATTCCAGCGACGCCGTGCACTCGGAGATCGCCCGACTCACCGAGGCGGGGATGTTCACCGAAGAGGAGATCGGCACCACCTGCTGCTTCGCGACGCAGGACAAAGTGTGGGTGACCGGTCCGGGCGGGGAGCGCTGGGAGGTTTACACCGTGCTGGCCGACTCTGAGTACTTCGGTGACGGCCCCGGGGCCGACCAGCAGGGTGGCGGCGTGTGCTGCGGAACGGCGTCGTGA